A region of Nostoc sp. ATCC 53789 DNA encodes the following proteins:
- a CDS encoding GNAT family N-acetyltransferase, translated as MIQCNFSLPPEYVLRKAKPFDMWLIVFFVFRARLDPSQLRWQQFWVIECDGHLVAFGQIRNFHLAQELGSLFVAPTWRNRGLGTVLIQHLITQASQPLYLKCLKYQLVNFYIKRGFVSVNFKDLPPSLKPKFGLSQLRKRLTKAFVLFMKYEYPN; from the coding sequence ATGATACAGTGTAATTTTTCGTTGCCACCTGAGTATGTTCTTCGTAAGGCCAAGCCTTTTGATATGTGGTTAATAGTATTTTTTGTGTTTAGAGCAAGGCTAGACCCCAGTCAATTAAGATGGCAGCAATTTTGGGTCATTGAATGTGATGGACATTTAGTAGCCTTCGGGCAGATCCGAAACTTTCACTTAGCACAAGAGCTAGGCAGTTTATTTGTTGCACCGACTTGGCGAAACCGTGGTTTAGGGACTGTTTTGATACAGCATTTAATTACTCAAGCTAGTCAACCGCTTTATTTAAAATGCTTAAAATATCAATTGGTGAATTTTTACATTAAAAGAGGCTTTGTATCCGTTAATTTTAAAGATTTACCACCATCCCTCAAGCCAAAGTTTGGACTATCCCAATTACGAAAGAGGTTAACGAAAGCTTTTGTGCTGTTTATGAAGTATGAATATCCCAACTGA
- a CDS encoding NACHT domain-containing protein, with protein MDFSAESRLKSTNASSVLVKEQKVLGQRFSADVTFEDALAVVDNLVLTERRKRLSPPEILVIKAAWDGKEYKDVASNSTYSLNYLQRRVASPLWNMLSTTIGDGERVEKQSLRYFLERVTKKYQFQDAIHEQQTYPAKNRIQVIGTKSPDVSSFYGRVQELIHLKELAIKQRSILLVGAAGIGKSALAAKLLEELSLESQPRFDCLIWKSVAHAPLVQDLVGDLIELIEPTEISSSLPEHTQSMISILIKQLQSRRCLLVLDASEALFQTSNFQYRRDYGLFFRRLTEELCQSCVIITSRVFPDEIESLIAAELPIDFLRIEGLEADAALQLLSSKGLIDQEKCNDLIKTYRGNPSELKAVVNRIHHFFGGSTEKFFENPTTLVSDQFQEMLNHVFSQLLSKTQKRIMIYLTEEVTLNSQYVGFDKLLNDMNREQQTPVSKFELIKALEVLEKHSLIETIKDPITEEISFNLEPVVKKYIKTDPQGLVYTSNASSNLALAS; from the coding sequence ATGGATTTTAGTGCTGAATCAAGACTTAAGTCTACTAACGCTTCCTCTGTTCTTGTGAAAGAACAGAAAGTTTTAGGGCAAAGATTTTCAGCAGATGTAACTTTTGAAGATGCCTTGGCTGTAGTAGACAACTTAGTGTTAACCGAAAGGCGCAAACGCTTGTCTCCGCCTGAGATTCTTGTTATTAAAGCAGCTTGGGATGGAAAGGAGTATAAGGATGTAGCAAGCAATTCGACTTATAGTCTTAACTACTTGCAACGACGAGTAGCCTCTCCCCTGTGGAATATGCTTTCAACAACGATTGGAGATGGCGAACGAGTTGAAAAACAAAGCTTGCGGTATTTTTTAGAGCGAGTAACAAAAAAGTATCAGTTTCAAGATGCCATACATGAACAACAAACATACCCTGCTAAGAATCGGATACAAGTGATTGGTACTAAATCACCTGATGTTTCCAGTTTCTATGGTCGTGTACAAGAACTAATACATTTAAAAGAGTTAGCGATTAAGCAGAGATCCATATTGCTAGTAGGGGCAGCAGGAATTGGCAAAAGCGCATTAGCAGCAAAACTATTAGAAGAACTTAGTTTGGAGTCTCAGCCTAGATTTGATTGTTTAATCTGGAAATCGGTGGCCCACGCACCATTAGTTCAAGACTTAGTAGGTGATTTGATAGAGTTAATCGAACCTACAGAAATATCTTCAAGCTTGCCTGAGCATACACAGTCTATGATTTCGATATTGATCAAGCAGTTGCAATCACGTCGCTGCTTGCTCGTATTGGATGCATCTGAAGCTTTATTTCAAACAAGTAACTTTCAGTATCGACGAGACTATGGATTATTTTTTCGTCGCTTAACAGAGGAGCTGTGTCAAAGCTGCGTAATAATAACTAGCCGAGTTTTTCCTGATGAGATTGAGAGTTTAATAGCAGCTGAATTACCTATCGATTTTCTTAGAATTGAAGGGTTAGAGGCAGACGCTGCGTTACAGCTTTTATCTAGCAAAGGATTAATAGATCAAGAAAAATGCAATGATTTAATTAAAACTTATAGAGGTAATCCTTCCGAATTAAAAGCAGTAGTTAATCGGATTCATCACTTTTTTGGAGGTAGCACTGAAAAGTTTTTTGAAAACCCAACTACATTAGTTAGTGACCAGTTTCAAGAAATGCTTAATCATGTATTTAGTCAATTATTGAGCAAAACTCAGAAGCGAATTATGATTTATTTAACAGAGGAAGTAACTTTAAATTCACAATACGTTGGCTTTGATAAATTATTAAATGACATGAATCGTGAACAGCAAACGCCAGTTTCAAAATTTGAGCTAATTAAGGCATTAGAGGTACTTGAAAAACACTCATTAATTGAAACTATCAAAGATCCTATTACAGAAGAAATCAGCTTTAATTTAGAACCAGTGGTGAAGAAGTATATTAAAACAGATCCACAAGGATTGGTATACACATCCAACGCTTCATCCAATTTAGCGTTGGCATCATAA
- a CDS encoding CHAT domain-containing protein — protein sequence MLKYRYWFKYLLLVILGLFIVITQPSFILAQEVNKATQQQKQAQLLTQKGYDQLNQGQAASALETWQKATIIYRQLNDQKLLTKSLINENIALQTLGLYPRACNTLLSALKLNANTSLCANTPQQPTEYMEKLLTAVINKQTTSPLNLLGLHNLGEVLRRLGKLDESKKVLSEILSAAKFIPSIDTSGILLSLGITKQDIYKQARNQYSEIEEPISQKQFVTFIQQPVLESLDIYQQVISTSNAPKEIKLQAQLHRLSLLVDFEQWLVVETNSSNTKLASLRTRITQQIQPSVALLLENNSVFSQLPTSYSVYAKLNFAKSLNKIPGEQFHSLAIEYAESALEKAKSTNSQRLQSESFGTLGKLKLERSQPYFEQALGLAQSVQAWDLAYQWQHELGILYKEQGKYKEALQAYSAAIENVTQVRNNLLSNNTDLQFSFKEKVEPLYRDYMRLLLTDYNPNLERIIQTNERLQIAKLENYLQCGKLNLVALNDLKNLDSIPSVIHIIDLGNSIEVVVQSPDKSVHHHSVAPKLVKFHADHLLQTLQDQNFANTKIQVILDYSQALYNLLIAPIKKYLPQDGTLVFTLDTSFQSLPMGLLHDGKDYLLKHYNIAETLGSKVRQPKLLLRKQLRALIAGLSKSSPSFKAANAPSYLTELPSVVEEIANVKEQTNSSLSLLNEEFTYKRFIKEVSRETFPIIHLTTHAQFNSVPQLTMFFSWDKPINLLEFDSLLKQKNQINEDAIELLVLSGCETAKGNKRSALGIAGIAAQGGARSTVATLWRVDDKSTAMLMKEFYKELKDGKTKTEALSLAQLSLLSNPDYSHPYYWAGFLLIGGWL from the coding sequence ATGCTTAAATATCGGTATTGGTTCAAGTATTTATTGTTAGTCATTCTCGGCTTATTCATAGTTATTACCCAACCATCCTTTATATTAGCTCAGGAGGTAAATAAAGCAACACAACAACAAAAGCAGGCACAATTGTTGACTCAAAAAGGTTACGATCAATTGAATCAAGGTCAGGCAGCATCAGCCCTTGAAACTTGGCAAAAAGCCACAATAATTTACCGTCAACTAAACGATCAAAAGTTACTTACCAAAAGCTTAATCAATGAAAATATTGCTCTGCAAACTTTAGGTTTGTATCCTCGTGCATGTAATACGCTTTTGTCAGCTTTGAAGTTAAATGCAAATACTTCTCTTTGCGCCAATACGCCACAGCAACCTACTGAATATATGGAAAAACTGCTGACGGCAGTCATCAATAAGCAAACTACTTCACCCCTAAATTTGCTCGGATTGCACAACTTAGGAGAAGTCTTGCGTCGGTTAGGCAAGCTTGATGAATCAAAAAAAGTTTTGTCAGAAATATTATCTGCTGCTAAGTTTATCCCTTCTATTGATACTAGTGGCATTCTGCTTTCATTAGGTATTACTAAACAGGATATTTACAAACAAGCACGGAATCAATATTCTGAAATAGAAGAACCCATTTCCCAGAAACAATTTGTCACTTTCATTCAACAACCGGTACTTGAGTCTCTCGATATTTATCAACAAGTGATTAGTACCTCAAATGCTCCAAAGGAAATAAAATTGCAAGCTCAATTACACCGCTTGAGCTTACTGGTAGACTTTGAGCAGTGGTTGGTAGTAGAGACCAATTCAAGTAATACAAAATTAGCCTCCCTTCGTACTAGGATCACTCAACAGATACAGCCATCTGTAGCTTTACTGTTGGAAAATAATTCAGTCTTTTCTCAACTACCAACCAGCTATTCTGTTTATGCCAAGCTGAATTTCGCTAAAAGTCTAAATAAAATTCCAGGAGAACAGTTCCATTCCCTAGCTATTGAATATGCTGAATCTGCTTTAGAAAAGGCTAAAAGCACTAATAGTCAGAGATTACAGTCAGAGAGTTTTGGCACTTTAGGAAAGTTAAAACTAGAGCGGTCACAACCATATTTTGAACAGGCTTTGGGATTGGCTCAATCAGTTCAAGCATGGGATCTTGCCTATCAATGGCAGCATGAATTAGGAATTTTGTACAAGGAGCAGGGAAAATATAAAGAGGCTCTCCAAGCTTATAGTGCCGCAATTGAAAACGTGACTCAAGTTCGCAACAATCTTTTGTCAAATAATACAGATTTACAGTTCTCATTCAAAGAAAAAGTGGAGCCTTTGTATCGTGACTATATGCGATTGCTCCTAACAGATTATAATCCTAATTTGGAGCGCATAATTCAGACTAATGAAAGACTGCAAATAGCAAAGTTGGAAAATTATCTTCAATGTGGCAAGCTAAATCTTGTGGCTTTGAATGATTTGAAAAATTTAGATAGCATTCCTTCAGTAATTCACATTATTGATTTAGGCAATAGTATAGAGGTGGTTGTTCAGTCACCTGACAAATCCGTTCACCACCACTCTGTTGCTCCAAAGTTAGTGAAATTTCATGCAGATCATCTTTTACAAACTTTACAGGATCAGAATTTTGCTAATACTAAAATCCAGGTTATTCTTGATTATTCTCAAGCACTTTATAATTTGCTTATTGCACCTATAAAGAAATATTTGCCCCAAGATGGAACATTAGTGTTTACTTTAGATACATCTTTCCAAAGTTTACCTATGGGCTTGCTTCATGATGGAAAAGATTATTTACTGAAGCACTACAACATTGCTGAGACTTTGGGTTCTAAAGTTCGGCAGCCCAAACTTTTACTTAGAAAACAATTAAGAGCTTTAATTGCTGGACTCTCTAAATCTAGTCCCAGCTTCAAAGCCGCAAATGCTCCTTCATACCTGACAGAACTGCCATCTGTGGTAGAAGAAATAGCAAACGTCAAAGAGCAAACCAATTCTTCACTCTCGTTACTCAATGAAGAATTCACTTATAAGCGTTTTATAAAAGAAGTAAGTAGAGAGACTTTTCCGATTATTCACTTAACAACTCATGCTCAATTTAATTCGGTTCCTCAACTGACAATGTTTTTTAGCTGGGACAAGCCAATCAACTTATTAGAGTTTGACAGTTTACTCAAACAAAAAAATCAAATCAATGAAGATGCAATTGAGTTATTGGTTTTGAGTGGTTGTGAGACAGCTAAGGGAAATAAGCGCTCGGCATTAGGAATCGCTGGGATCGCAGCCCAAGGAGGAGCAAGGAGTACTGTCGCAACTTTATGGCGCGTAGATGATAAATCTACCGCTATGCTCATGAAAGAATTTTACAAGGAGTTGAAAGATGGTAAAACTAAAACAGAGGCACTAAGTCTTGCACAATTAAGTTTGTTATCAAATCCAGATTACTCCCACCCTTACTATTGGGCAGGTTTCCTCCTCATCGGTGGTTGGCTTTGA
- a CDS encoding tetratricopeptide repeat protein: MSYCINPLCSHRQNPGNVEKCVSCGTSLLINNRIRLVKPLKALTDNPYNYFDVFEVDDTGTKWHPVREQRVMKVLKWNTPKLVELIERESLTLQLIRHPKIPRSTLDDYFTFVPNNSLLTLHCLVMDKFDGQNLEEWIEFNGKISQSLALEWLKQLVEILDTVHRSNFFHRDIKPSNIVLQINGQLALVDFGTARRVTDTYLAKVSGSGGTSAGRGGVYEITAVVTPRYTPLEQINGQAVPQSDFYALGRTLVHLVSGMSLMRLPTDKSTGNLIWRDKASQIDRPFADFIEDLMAPLPGQRPQTTGVILQRLERLPFKSKLNRLIKSRLFRVGVGVFGFLSIATLIYASLPLVANYYLNEGKKAQQQNRFEEAKSYFQKAVNLNNKLNLIVATSFFEQGEKSHKENRIIDAGKDFEAAVKYNPNLTYSISKFYFEQADRRGIAPEIAKKYYVLAIKFNPKDVVIYNNLALVCQDLGDDKCVNDSYETLFKLKPNAWEGHYGLGSFYDDRGEYTLAEIQYKLAIQNSNKDAQPLNNLSRLKNITGDYNAAVGLALEGLKKTKDPERQATLYKNLGWAKLGQKKYGEAKEYLEKAIKLDSKRTDAYCLLAQVHEVLGEINHARISWEVCLVAESNQLEVQKWRKQVLKRLLGDIVPESSP, from the coding sequence GTGAGTTACTGTATCAATCCCCTATGCTCTCACCGTCAAAATCCAGGCAACGTTGAAAAGTGTGTATCATGTGGTACTTCACTACTGATTAATAACCGTATCCGTCTAGTCAAACCATTAAAAGCGCTTACTGATAATCCATACAACTACTTTGATGTTTTTGAAGTAGATGACACTGGTACTAAGTGGCATCCAGTTCGTGAACAACGAGTCATGAAAGTTCTAAAATGGAATACACCTAAGCTTGTAGAGTTAATTGAGCGGGAATCTCTCACGTTACAACTAATTCGACACCCAAAAATTCCTCGCAGTACTTTAGATGACTATTTTACTTTTGTTCCAAACAATAGTCTTCTAACATTACATTGCTTAGTTATGGATAAATTTGATGGACAAAACTTGGAGGAATGGATAGAATTTAATGGGAAAATTTCACAATCTCTAGCGTTAGAATGGCTTAAGCAGTTAGTTGAAATTCTTGATACAGTACACCGCTCTAATTTTTTTCATCGAGATATCAAACCTTCTAATATAGTTCTTCAGATAAATGGTCAACTGGCATTAGTTGATTTTGGTACTGCACGGCGAGTAACTGACACCTACCTAGCAAAAGTTAGTGGAAGTGGGGGAACTAGTGCAGGCAGGGGAGGAGTATATGAAATTACAGCTGTTGTCACACCTCGTTATACCCCTTTAGAGCAGATAAATGGACAAGCAGTACCTCAATCAGATTTTTATGCTTTAGGGCGAACCCTTGTACATTTAGTTAGTGGTATGTCACTAATGCGTCTGCCAACAGATAAGAGTACAGGAAATTTAATTTGGCGAGACAAGGCTTCACAGATAGACAGACCTTTCGCTGATTTTATAGAAGATTTAATGGCTCCCTTGCCAGGGCAACGCCCGCAAACTACAGGAGTAATTTTGCAGCGTTTGGAGCGTTTACCATTTAAATCAAAACTTAACCGACTAATTAAATCGAGGTTATTTAGAGTTGGTGTAGGCGTATTCGGGTTTTTAAGCATCGCTACTTTGATATATGCGTCCCTACCTTTAGTAGCAAATTATTATCTAAATGAAGGTAAAAAAGCTCAACAACAAAATAGGTTTGAGGAAGCAAAAAGTTATTTTCAAAAAGCAGTTAATTTGAATAATAAGTTAAATCTTATAGTAGCAACCTCTTTTTTTGAGCAAGGTGAAAAATCACATAAAGAAAATCGTATTATAGATGCTGGAAAAGACTTTGAAGCAGCAGTCAAATACAATCCTAATTTAACTTATTCAATCTCTAAGTTCTACTTTGAGCAGGCTGATCGGCGCGGAATAGCTCCTGAAATTGCTAAAAAATACTATGTACTCGCTATCAAATTTAATCCTAAAGATGTAGTCATTTACAATAACTTGGCTTTAGTATGTCAAGACTTAGGTGATGACAAGTGCGTTAACGATAGTTATGAAACCCTGTTTAAATTAAAACCTAATGCTTGGGAAGGGCATTACGGATTGGGAAGTTTTTACGATGATCGAGGCGAATACACATTAGCAGAAATCCAATATAAATTGGCTATACAAAATAGCAACAAAGATGCACAACCCCTTAATAATCTATCAAGATTAAAGAATATAACTGGGGATTATAATGCAGCAGTTGGTTTAGCTCTAGAAGGCTTAAAAAAAACTAAAGATCCTGAAAGACAAGCTACTTTGTACAAGAATTTAGGGTGGGCGAAATTAGGGCAAAAGAAATATGGCGAAGCGAAGGAATATTTAGAAAAGGCGATTAAATTAGACTCCAAAAGAACAGATGCTTACTGCCTGCTAGCACAAGTACATGAAGTTTTGGGTGAAATTAATCATGCCAGGATATCCTGGGAAGTCTGCTTGGTTGCTGAGTCTAACCAGTTAGAGGTTCAGAAATGGAGAAAACAAGTATTAAAGCGGTTGTTGGGAGATATTGTGCCGGAATCTTCACCATAG
- a CDS encoding filamentous hemagglutinin N-terminal domain-containing protein gives MKLYTVPLSGFKSGVISYLLLMSVPVSAQIIPDKTLPINSNVEHEGNTNRIEGGTIKGSNLFHSFEQFSVLTGNEAYFNNDINIQNIITRITGKSISNIDGILKANGTANLFLLNPNGIIFGNNAKLNIGGSFLATTANQINFADDTKFSTNNPQPNPLLTVSVPIGLQIDSNPGTIRIQGTGHNLIGPPFSPLITSSSAANLQVQPERTVAIVGGDVILEGGVITARGGRIELGSLSNGSVSINPTTSGWKLGYENVPYFQDINLSKRALVNTSGIGSGSIQIEGRRVTLTDGSVILNQNQGTLPGGTLNVNASESLSVSGSDPIARTAGGLRSETLGFGKAGDIAISTKQVIIKNGGQINNLTFGAATSGNINVNASDSIQLLGVSPFDPAVFSTISTATFNSGNANNITVSTGQFVATDGGNLSSSTFGTGRGGDVTVSATDSIEIIGASPITFQPSILSSISLNAGKAGSLTISTSKLMVQDGGRVDASTLASGEGGSVTINAFKSVEVSGKILGFGEPSLVISSANIVSPILQKLYRLPSVPSGKSGNVTINTGQLSVTDGAEVNVRNDGSNDAGTLRINAVSVSLNKQSAITATTANGEGGNIFVNTRYLQLSNYSVVTTTAGSRGNGGNININADILSAWGKSSIAANAFYGYGGNVLINTRGLFIARDSQISASSKYGINGTVSINNTGGEIYPTKLKSESIPVAPQIASVCQKNSDIPISKFVNVGTGGLPANSDDMPYMNYEQQNNSVSIHNNNNLEASKASQTEEPIQIIEAQGWIINLDGNVVLTAQNNTATPNSSLSALACR, from the coding sequence TTGAAACTATATACTGTTCCGTTATCGGGTTTTAAAAGCGGCGTTATATCTTATTTACTACTCATGTCAGTGCCAGTTAGCGCACAGATTATACCAGATAAAACACTACCTATTAATTCCAATGTTGAACATGAAGGTAATACTAACCGCATAGAAGGTGGCACTATAAAAGGGAGCAACTTGTTCCACAGTTTTGAACAATTTTCCGTGCTTACTGGAAATGAAGCTTACTTTAACAACGATATAAATATCCAAAACATTATTACTCGTATTACTGGGAAGTCTATTTCTAATATCGATGGCATTCTCAAAGCCAATGGCACGGCTAATTTGTTTCTGCTCAATCCCAATGGCATTATTTTTGGTAATAATGCCAAACTAAATATTGGTGGTTCATTTCTAGCTACTACTGCAAATCAAATTAATTTTGCTGATGATACTAAATTTAGTACAAACAATCCCCAACCTAATCCTTTACTGACAGTAAGTGTGCCTATAGGACTGCAAATTGATAGCAACCCCGGTACAATTCGCATCCAAGGTACAGGTCACAATCTAATTGGCCCTCCTTTTTCTCCTCTAATCACAAGTAGTAGCGCCGCAAATTTACAAGTGCAACCAGAAAGAACTGTAGCAATTGTTGGTGGTGATGTAATTTTAGAGGGAGGTGTGATAACGGCTAGGGGAGGGCGAATTGAATTGGGTAGCCTCAGCAATGGTTCAGTCAGTATTAATCCTACGACCTCTGGTTGGAAACTGGGCTATGAAAATGTACCTTATTTCCAAGATATTAACCTCTCAAAACGCGCTTTAGTTAATACTAGTGGCATTGGCAGTGGATCTATACAGATAGAGGGACGCAGAGTTACGCTTACAGATGGCTCAGTAATCTTAAATCAAAATCAAGGAACACTACCAGGAGGCACACTAAACGTGAATGCTTCGGAGTCTTTGTCAGTGAGTGGTAGCGATCCAATTGCTAGGACAGCTGGTGGTTTGCGGAGCGAAACTTTGGGATTTGGCAAAGCTGGAGACATTGCAATTTCAACCAAACAGGTAATTATTAAAAATGGAGGACAAATAAATAATTTAACCTTTGGTGCTGCAACAAGTGGCAATATAAATGTGAATGCCTCTGATTCTATACAATTGCTTGGGGTTTCGCCTTTTGACCCTGCTGTTTTTAGTACTATCAGCACTGCAACTTTCAATTCTGGAAACGCAAACAATATTACAGTGTCAACAGGACAATTCGTTGCCACGGATGGAGGTAACTTGTCCTCTTCAACCTTTGGAACTGGTAGAGGAGGAGATGTCACTGTAAGTGCAACTGACTCTATAGAAATAATAGGAGCTTCACCAATAACCTTTCAGCCAAGTATTTTATCTTCCATATCGCTCAATGCTGGCAAAGCTGGCAGCCTAACAATCAGTACATCAAAGTTGATGGTTCAAGATGGCGGGAGGGTTGACGCTTCTACTTTAGCAAGTGGGGAGGGCGGTAGTGTTACGATTAACGCCTTTAAATCTGTAGAGGTAAGTGGTAAGATACTTGGTTTTGGAGAGCCTAGTTTGGTGATCTCCAGTGCTAATATCGTCTCTCCAATCTTGCAAAAGTTATACAGACTCCCTTCAGTGCCTTCTGGAAAATCTGGAAACGTGACGATTAATACTGGTCAGTTGAGTGTTACAGACGGTGCTGAAGTTAACGTGAGAAATGACGGTTCTAACGATGCTGGAACACTCAGAATCAATGCTGTTTCTGTTTCTTTAAACAAACAAAGTGCCATTACAGCAACTACTGCTAACGGCGAAGGCGGTAATATTTTCGTGAATACACGGTATTTGCAGCTAAGTAATTACAGTGTTGTAACGACGACCGCAGGTAGTAGAGGCAATGGCGGTAATATAAACATCAATGCAGATATATTAAGTGCTTGGGGGAAGAGCAGTATTGCTGCCAATGCTTTCTATGGGTATGGAGGAAATGTACTAATTAATACTAGAGGACTTTTTATTGCTCGTGACAGTCAAATTTCTGCAAGTTCTAAATACGGAATTAACGGCACTGTTAGCATTAACAATACTGGTGGTGAAATTTATCCTACTAAACTCAAATCAGAATCGATTCCAGTAGCTCCTCAAATAGCATCAGTTTGTCAAAAAAATTCAGATATACCAATCAGTAAATTTGTGAATGTTGGCACCGGTGGACTGCCAGCTAATTCTGATGATATGCCATATATGAATTATGAACAGCAAAATAACTCTGTTTCAATCCACAATAATAATAACTTAGAGGCATCGAAGGCATCACAAACTGAAGAACCTATACAGATAATAGAAGCTCAGGGTTGGATAATAAATCTTGATGGGAATGTCGTCTTAACTGCACAAAACAATACAGCAACCCCTAATAGCTCATTATCTGCCTTGGCGTGTCGTTAA